Proteins from a single region of Pseudomonadota bacterium:
- the glgA gene encoding glycogen synthase GlgA translates to MRVLSVASECVPLVKTGGLADVVGALPNALGGMGVDMRVLLPGYPAVMDRVGDGGVIFRQPDFFGGEAKLLEAVFNDLHLYVLDAPHLFDRRGELYLGADGRDWPDNPERFAALSMMGAIIAQDGAGGWRPDCLHCHDWQAGFAPYYLRQTTAHIPSVLTVHNIAFHGAAPADRLSKLRLNPSDLNREGFEFWGNINALKAGLVWADRITTVSPTYARELTRPEFGHGLDGVIRSRADQLSGILNGIDLDVWNPATDPHLKVSYKRPKGKQKARAPLRAELGLRDASGPLCVVVSRLTEQKGLDLLLKALPTLLDEGGQLALLGTGEPALELGFQQAASHPDVSVRIGYDEAFAHRLIAGGDAILVPSRFEPCGLTQLYGLRYGTIPVVSYTGGLADTVIHASPMALALRSATGLHIHPLDEEGLRLSIKDLSALFRQPDVWAQMQKTAMALPVGWDKAAAKYTALYREMVAAE, encoded by the coding sequence ATGAGGGTTCTTTCTGTCGCGTCCGAATGCGTACCATTGGTCAAAACGGGCGGCCTTGCTGATGTCGTCGGAGCTTTGCCTAATGCGCTTGGGGGCATGGGCGTCGATATGCGGGTCTTGCTTCCGGGCTATCCGGCCGTGATGGACCGGGTTGGCGATGGTGGTGTCATCTTCCGTCAGCCTGATTTTTTCGGCGGCGAAGCAAAGCTGCTGGAGGCTGTCTTCAACGATTTGCACCTGTATGTCCTTGATGCGCCCCATCTCTTCGACAGACGCGGCGAGCTTTATCTCGGCGCCGATGGCCGCGATTGGCCGGATAATCCCGAACGGTTTGCCGCCCTTTCCATGATGGGGGCCATCATCGCGCAGGACGGCGCTGGAGGCTGGCGGCCCGATTGTCTTCACTGTCATGACTGGCAGGCCGGTTTTGCACCCTACTATCTGCGCCAGACCACAGCCCATATTCCAAGCGTGCTGACGGTTCACAACATCGCGTTTCATGGCGCCGCCCCTGCAGACCGGCTTTCAAAACTTAGGCTCAACCCGTCCGACCTGAACCGGGAGGGCTTTGAGTTTTGGGGCAACATCAACGCACTGAAGGCGGGTCTCGTGTGGGCTGATCGCATAACAACGGTCTCTCCAACTTATGCGCGGGAATTGACCCGCCCGGAATTTGGTCACGGACTTGATGGGGTGATCCGCAGCCGTGCGGACCAGCTTTCGGGCATCTTGAACGGCATCGATCTGGACGTCTGGAACCCGGCGACTGATCCGCATTTGAAGGTGAGCTACAAACGGCCAAAGGGTAAGCAAAAGGCCCGCGCGCCGCTAAGGGCGGAGCTCGGTTTGCGTGATGCCAGCGGTCCGCTATGCGTGGTCGTCTCTCGTCTGACAGAGCAGAAGGGTCTGGACCTGCTACTCAAAGCCCTTCCAACCTTGCTTGATGAAGGGGGGCAGCTAGCGCTGCTTGGAACGGGAGAACCCGCGCTTGAGTTGGGATTTCAGCAGGCCGCCAGTCACCCCGATGTCTCGGTCCGTATTGGTTATGACGAGGCCTTTGCGCATCGGCTCATCGCGGGAGGCGACGCGATTTTGGTACCATCACGGTTCGAGCCTTGCGGGCTAACTCAGCTCTATGGTTTGCGGTACGGTACAATCCCGGTTGTGAGCTACACCGGTGGCCTCGCCGATACCGTGATCCATGCCAGCCCAATGGCTTTGGCCTTAAGGTCTGCCACCGGCCTGCATATCCATCCACTTGATGAAGAAGGGCTTCGGCTCAGCATCAAGGATCTGTCAGCGCTCTTCCGCCAACCCGATGTCTGGGCTCAGATGCAAAAAACAGCGATGGCGCTGCCGGTGGGTTGGGACAAGGCCGCAGCAAAATACACGGCGCTGTATCGCGAGATGGTTGCCGCGGAATGA
- the glgB gene encoding 1,4-alpha-glucan branching protein GlgB has product MAVSTVPEAHHPASRQDLTAILEGRHGDPFSVLGPHIFNGNRHVTAFVPDAVSVVADVGKKSFPLAPVPGLDGLFAGRVSGSAPYTLAATGHAGNSWSFHDPYAFGPVIGEVDEYLFNEGTHQRIWTVLGAHTIVREGVGGTHFAVWAPNAGRVSVVGLFNQWDGRRHPMRKRGTTGVWEIFLPGLGENTVYKFEIRGPTGELLPLKADPVGFGSEHPPANASVVRDISGYGWHDDAWMGERGSRNDRSAPISIYEVHLGSWRRKEGGRPISYKEAAEELVEYVKDMGFTHIELLPVSEYPFDGSWGYQPVGLFAPTIRHGPPHEFRDLVDAAHQAGIGVILDWVPGHFPTDAHGLGQFDGTALYEHADPKEGFHQDWNTLIYNYGRTEVANFLVSNALYWLEEFHIDGLRVDAVASMLYRDYSRTEGEWVPNKDGGRENFEAIAMLQRMNAAAYGAVPGILTAAEESTSFPKVSAPVDQGGLGFGYKWNMGWMNDTLSYMEHDPVHRKYHHNQMTFGLIYAFSENFILPISHDEVVHGKGSMFQKMPGNEDEKFANLRAYYGFMWGHPGKKLLFMGQEFAQRSEWKHDEQIHWDALGDPRHAGVQRLVRDLNAVYSTEPALHQRDADPEGFQWIEANDPENSVFAWLRRGHGDSPNAVIICNLTPVERKAFTIGLPKVGGWREVINTDAETYGGGGRGNLGEIEATADPSHGQAASAKIYLPPLSTVILLAE; this is encoded by the coding sequence TGCGCCAGTGCCAGGCCTTGACGGTCTTTTTGCCGGCCGCGTTTCGGGCTCCGCCCCATATACATTGGCAGCGACCGGCCACGCAGGGAACAGTTGGAGCTTCCATGATCCCTACGCCTTCGGTCCGGTGATAGGCGAGGTCGATGAGTATCTTTTCAATGAGGGAACGCATCAACGCATCTGGACGGTACTAGGTGCCCATACAATCGTTCGCGAAGGGGTGGGGGGCACCCACTTTGCAGTCTGGGCACCCAATGCAGGGCGGGTTTCGGTGGTTGGTCTGTTCAATCAGTGGGACGGTCGTCGGCACCCGATGCGCAAGCGCGGCACCACAGGGGTCTGGGAAATATTTCTGCCAGGGCTGGGCGAAAACACCGTCTACAAGTTCGAAATTAGAGGGCCAACTGGCGAATTACTGCCCTTGAAGGCCGATCCGGTTGGATTCGGCTCGGAGCATCCACCGGCAAACGCCTCCGTTGTCCGCGACATCTCCGGGTATGGTTGGCACGATGATGCCTGGATGGGTGAGCGCGGCAGCCGCAACGACCGCAGTGCGCCGATTTCGATATATGAGGTTCATCTCGGCTCATGGCGCCGTAAAGAGGGCGGGCGGCCGATATCCTATAAGGAAGCGGCAGAAGAACTTGTCGAGTACGTCAAGGACATGGGCTTCACCCATATCGAGCTGCTTCCGGTCAGCGAATATCCTTTTGATGGATCGTGGGGCTACCAGCCAGTTGGCCTGTTTGCCCCAACGATCCGCCACGGCCCGCCGCACGAGTTTCGTGACCTTGTCGACGCCGCTCACCAGGCTGGGATTGGCGTTATTCTCGATTGGGTGCCGGGACACTTTCCCACTGACGCGCATGGACTAGGGCAATTCGATGGAACGGCCCTTTACGAGCATGCCGACCCCAAGGAGGGATTTCATCAGGATTGGAACACGCTGATCTACAATTATGGGCGCACTGAAGTCGCAAACTTCCTTGTGTCAAATGCGCTTTATTGGCTTGAAGAGTTCCACATTGACGGCCTGCGTGTCGATGCGGTGGCGTCCATGCTTTACCGCGATTACTCGCGTACGGAGGGCGAATGGGTCCCGAACAAGGATGGCGGACGCGAAAACTTTGAAGCTATCGCCATGTTGCAGCGGATGAACGCAGCGGCCTATGGCGCGGTTCCAGGAATTCTGACTGCAGCGGAGGAGAGCACAAGCTTCCCAAAAGTCTCCGCGCCAGTTGATCAGGGCGGGCTCGGTTTCGGATACAAGTGGAATATGGGCTGGATGAACGACACGCTGTCGTACATGGAGCACGACCCTGTGCACCGAAAATACCATCACAACCAGATGACGTTTGGGCTGATTTACGCGTTCTCGGAGAACTTCATTTTGCCGATCAGTCACGACGAGGTGGTGCATGGCAAAGGTTCGATGTTTCAGAAAATGCCCGGCAACGAGGATGAGAAGTTTGCCAACCTGCGCGCCTACTACGGGTTTATGTGGGGTCACCCGGGCAAGAAATTGCTATTTATGGGCCAGGAGTTCGCCCAGCGCAGCGAGTGGAAGCACGATGAGCAAATCCACTGGGATGCTCTTGGCGATCCGCGCCACGCTGGTGTCCAGCGACTGGTCCGTGATCTGAACGCGGTCTACAGCACTGAGCCCGCGCTGCATCAGCGCGACGCTGACCCAGAAGGTTTTCAATGGATCGAGGCGAACGACCCAGAGAACTCTGTGTTCGCTTGGCTTCGGCGCGGTCATGGTGATTCACCCAACGCCGTCATCATTTGCAACCTGACACCGGTCGAACGAAAAGCCTTCACCATCGGACTTCCCAAAGTCGGCGGATGGCGTGAAGTGATCAACACCGACGCCGAAACCTATGGCGGCGGCGGTCGGGGGAATTTGGGTGAGATAGAGGCTACCGCTGATCCGTCCCATGGGCAGGCTGCGAGCGCGAAAATCTATCTACCACCGCTTTCAACCGTCATTTTGTTGGCGGAGTAA
- the glgC gene encoding glucose-1-phosphate adenylyltransferase: MAPTQRRLAQRSMAFVLAGGRGSRLKELTDRRAKPAVFFGGKARIIDFALSNALNSGIRKMAVATQYKAHSLIRHCQRGWSFFRAERNEYLDVLPASQRISEERWYLGTADAVTQNYDIVDSYDVDYVLILAGDHVYKMDYERMIGAHANSGADVTVGCLTVPRTEASAFGVMAVDERDRITSFLEKPADPPGTPDDPDVALASMGIYVFKWDFLRELLLQDAQDPTSTHDFGSDLIPQIVKGGKAMAHRFEESCVRSSSEALSYWRDVGTVDAFWKANVDLTDFAPDLDLWDTDWPIWTYSENAPPAKFIHDEADRRGTAVSSLVCGGCIISGTEIRSSLLFTGVHTNSYATLDQAVVLPYAYVERSADLSKVVIDRGVHVPEGLVVGKDPEEDAKWFRVSDAGVTLITQDMLDKRAAALG; the protein is encoded by the coding sequence ATGGCGCCAACACAAAGGAGGCTTGCGCAGCGCAGTATGGCGTTCGTTCTGGCCGGGGGGCGAGGGAGCCGATTGAAAGAGCTGACCGATCGGCGCGCCAAACCGGCGGTTTTTTTCGGAGGTAAGGCGCGTATCATCGATTTTGCTTTATCGAACGCCCTCAACTCAGGCATTCGCAAGATGGCGGTTGCCACCCAGTACAAGGCACACTCATTGATCCGCCACTGCCAGCGCGGCTGGAGCTTCTTTCGTGCCGAACGCAACGAATATCTTGATGTCCTCCCGGCCAGCCAACGAATATCAGAGGAACGCTGGTATTTGGGGACCGCCGACGCCGTGACCCAGAACTACGACATCGTGGACAGTTATGACGTCGATTACGTGCTGATCCTCGCGGGTGATCATGTCTATAAGATGGACTACGAGCGGATGATCGGGGCGCACGCGAACAGTGGCGCCGATGTAACCGTCGGCTGCCTGACCGTACCGCGGACAGAAGCCAGTGCGTTTGGAGTTATGGCCGTCGATGAACGGGATCGCATTACCAGCTTTCTTGAAAAGCCTGCCGACCCGCCCGGTACGCCTGATGATCCGGACGTCGCATTGGCATCGATGGGTATCTACGTCTTTAAGTGGGACTTCCTGCGCGAGCTGCTCTTGCAGGACGCTCAGGACCCGACTTCAACCCATGATTTTGGCAGTGACCTGATCCCCCAGATTGTGAAGGGCGGAAAGGCTATGGCTCACCGCTTTGAAGAAAGCTGTGTTCGCAGCAGTTCAGAAGCGCTGTCTTACTGGCGTGACGTCGGGACTGTTGACGCGTTTTGGAAAGCCAATGTGGATCTGACAGATTTTGCCCCCGATCTGGACCTTTGGGATACCGATTGGCCGATCTGGACTTATTCGGAAAACGCACCACCGGCCAAATTTATTCATGATGAGGCTGATCGACGTGGCACGGCAGTCAGCTCTCTGGTCTGTGGTGGCTGCATAATCTCCGGAACGGAGATCAGGAGCAGCCTGCTCTTCACCGGTGTGCACACCAACTCCTACGCGACCCTCGATCAGGCCGTTGTGCTGCCGTACGCTTACGTTGAACGCTCAGCCGATCTATCCAAGGTGGTCATAGACCGAGGTGTGCACGTACCCGAAGGACTGGTTGTGGGCAAAGACCCTGAAGAAGATGCCAAATGGTTCCGTGTTTCTGATGCGGGGGTCACGCTGATCACCCAGGACATGTTGGACAAGAGGGCCGCTGCACTGGGATGA